In Lewinellaceae bacterium, a single window of DNA contains:
- the argJ gene encoding bifunctional glutamate N-acetyltransferase/amino-acid acetyltransferase ArgJ, whose amino-acid sequence MIKNLTNVRGIQCWGAHIGIKSMRRDLAIIYSEVPASAACTFTQNKVIAEPVKISREHIKSGKAQAIVCNAGNANACTGEQGRKGAEAMVEAMAQSLGIDKELVLVASTGLIGEPFPTEEVVKGIKENVGKLSNDSKAGSFAANAILTTDTFAKEGFLDFEMGGATINIAGIAKGSGMIHPNMATMLSFLVSDIAIEPKLLKKAVQQSVNRSFNVITVDGDTSTNDMVAVLCNGLAGNDPIESEDDERYQLFQEKLEEMMIHLAKLIVSDGEGSSKFIEYRVTGAPDEGTARKLVRAISDSSLVKTAMFGRDPNWGRIICAGGNAGVPFDYTTVDLFLGDNETLVQVLDKGRPAEFDRNKVKRLLRESHLRVHLNMNGGDGESVGWGADLTTDYVMFNSVYTT is encoded by the coding sequence ATGATAAAGAATCTAACCAACGTCAGAGGCATCCAATGCTGGGGCGCTCACATTGGCATCAAATCCATGCGAAGAGACCTGGCGATCATTTACTCCGAAGTGCCGGCCAGCGCCGCTTGTACTTTTACCCAGAATAAGGTAATTGCCGAGCCGGTCAAAATTTCCCGCGAACACATCAAAAGCGGCAAAGCGCAGGCTATCGTCTGCAACGCCGGCAACGCCAACGCCTGCACCGGAGAGCAGGGCCGCAAAGGCGCGGAAGCCATGGTGGAGGCCATGGCCCAGTCGCTGGGCATCGACAAAGAACTGGTATTGGTGGCTTCTACCGGCCTGATCGGAGAGCCCTTTCCCACCGAAGAAGTCGTAAAAGGGATCAAGGAAAACGTAGGCAAATTGTCCAATGATTCCAAAGCCGGATCTTTTGCCGCCAATGCCATTCTGACCACCGATACCTTCGCCAAAGAGGGCTTTCTCGATTTTGAGATGGGAGGCGCCACCATCAATATTGCCGGCATCGCCAAGGGTTCCGGGATGATCCACCCCAATATGGCGACCATGCTGAGTTTCCTGGTGAGCGACATTGCCATTGAGCCTAAACTGTTGAAAAAGGCAGTGCAGCAAAGCGTCAACCGTTCTTTCAATGTGATTACGGTAGACGGCGATACGTCCACCAACGACATGGTAGCGGTATTGTGCAACGGCCTGGCGGGCAATGATCCGATTGAATCGGAAGACGATGAGCGCTATCAGCTATTTCAGGAAAAGCTGGAAGAGATGATGATCCACCTGGCCAAGCTAATCGTCTCCGATGGAGAAGGTTCTTCCAAGTTTATCGAATACCGCGTCACCGGGGCGCCCGATGAAGGTACGGCGCGAAAACTCGTGCGCGCCATTTCCGATTCTTCCCTGGTCAAAACGGCCATGTTCGGCCGCGACCCCAACTGGGGGCGCATCATCTGCGCGGGCGGCAACGCCGGCGTGCCGTTCGACTATACAACAGTCGACCTCTTCCTGGGCGATAATGAGACCCTGGTGCAGGTGCTGGATAAAGGCCGCCCCGCGGAATTCGACCGCAACAAGGTCAAGCGGCTGCTGCGCGAGTCCCACCTGCGCGTCCACCTCAATATGAACGGAGGGGATGGGGAAAGCGTCGGCTGGGGCGCGGATTTGACGACAGATTATGTAATGTTTAATTCGGTTTATACGACGTGA
- a CDS encoding toll/interleukin-1 receptor domain-containing protein, whose protein sequence is MPTAEQAHQDIVKHIEDNRLEAALTALLSFAGQHSPDKMTAVRMRRSDWKTLEEESLMMGETSGIRERRSTLKLQLFRLADAIRKDAEAINVSSPAAVSPAVAPPYATPRGEGPVNVFLACAPGPADQAGGEELAKSMALLLHLKRVELFDQQKSPAGSRAAALGNALNEAEIILLLLSNNFLANLECLNLQEQAYHLYQQNRAAVVPVLFSPCEWKELDIGRLQALPRNGQFITQWANADEAYAKISREVSDLSKNIRERLDYEAASSTPGESARKAERLPRSSSGGAPESKTEDNPKIVYNTAELRAVFRKGNTGGLIQQLIAMTNEDNALHDQALLLEQRWNEVSEDDKNNTASQESITTRKNKLNQDLLRLIREMEG, encoded by the coding sequence ATGCCAACTGCCGAACAGGCTCATCAGGACATCGTCAAGCATATTGAAGACAACCGGTTGGAGGCTGCCCTGACGGCTTTGTTGTCTTTTGCCGGCCAGCACAGCCCCGATAAGATGACCGCCGTGCGCATGCGCCGGTCAGACTGGAAAACGCTGGAGGAGGAATCGCTCATGATGGGAGAGACGAGCGGCATACGCGAGCGGCGCAGTACCCTGAAGCTGCAGCTGTTTCGCCTGGCGGACGCCATCCGGAAGGACGCCGAAGCCATTAATGTTTCTTCGCCGGCTGCAGTTTCGCCTGCCGTGGCGCCTCCTTACGCCACTCCCCGGGGCGAAGGGCCGGTCAATGTTTTTCTGGCCTGCGCTCCCGGCCCTGCCGACCAGGCCGGAGGGGAGGAACTCGCCAAAAGCATGGCCCTGTTATTGCACCTCAAAAGGGTGGAGCTGTTCGACCAGCAGAAAAGCCCTGCCGGCAGCCGGGCCGCTGCCCTGGGCAATGCGCTGAACGAAGCGGAAATCATATTGCTGTTGCTGAGCAACAACTTCCTTGCCAACCTGGAATGCCTCAACCTGCAGGAGCAGGCCTACCACCTGTACCAGCAAAACCGAGCCGCCGTCGTGCCCGTCCTGTTCAGCCCGTGCGAATGGAAAGAACTCGACATCGGCCGCCTCCAGGCCCTGCCGCGCAACGGGCAGTTCATCACTCAATGGGCCAATGCGGATGAGGCTTACGCCAAAATAAGCCGGGAGGTCAGCGATCTCTCAAAAAACATCAGGGAGCGGCTGGATTATGAGGCAGCCTCCTCTACCCCCGGGGAAAGCGCCCGTAAGGCGGAGCGCCTGCCCCGATCTTCTAGCGGAGGGGCTCCCGAATCTAAAACGGAGGACAACCCGAAAATCGTTTACAACACGGCTGAACTGCGGGCTGTTTTCCGCAAAGGCAATACCGGTGGCCTTATCCAGCAGCTTATCGCCATGACGAATGAGGACAACGCCCTGCACGACCAGGCGCTGCTCCTGGAACAACGCTGGAATGAGGTGAGCGAGGATGATAAAAACAACACCGCCAGCCAGGAAAGCATTACCACCCGAAAAAACAAACTGAACCAGGATTTGCTGCGCCTGATCCGGGAGATGGAGGGGTAA
- the uvrB gene encoding excinuclease ABC subunit UvrB, translated as MSFKLQSPFTPTGDQPQAIEQLVQGVQAGDKAQVLLGVTGSGKTFTMANVIAELGRPTLILTHNKTLTAQLYGEFKDFFPDNAVEYFVSYYDYYQPEAYISVTDTFIEKDLSINEEVDKLRLRATSSLLSGRRDVIIVASVSCIYGMGNPEDYKSSIIRIKQGEMLSRNSFLYSLVESLYSRTETEFRRASFRVRGDTVDINLPYVDYGYRVTFFGDEIESIERIEIETGKRIEGMEAAAIFPANLYVAPKDRIHQIIKDIEDELYEQEKYFERERRLLEAKRIRERTAFDLEMMKELGYCSGVENYSRFFDGRKPGTRPFCLLDYFPEDYLMIVDESHVTLPQVRGMFGGDRARKLSLVNFGFRLPSAMDNRPLNFTEFESLVNQVVFVSATPSDYEMEQTGGVLVEQLIRPTGLLDPPIEVRPSLNQIDDLMEEVKMRMERNERTLVTTLTKRMAEELTKYLQRLNIKVRYIHSEVDTLERVEILRDLRLGEFDVLVGVNLLREGLDLPEVSLVAILDADKEGFLRNNRSLTQTAGRAARNANGLVIFYADKVTGAMQSTIDETNRRRAVQMAYNEEHGIVPQTVRSSREDILNKQSILDIRGTKERAYVEPDEPSLAADPLMAFLSREQIERMLSETEEKMKKAAKELDFISAAQYRDELFALKKKLREVA; from the coding sequence ATGTCCTTTAAGCTACAATCTCCCTTTACACCCACAGGCGACCAGCCGCAGGCTATCGAACAACTGGTGCAAGGCGTACAGGCCGGCGACAAAGCGCAGGTGTTGCTCGGCGTTACCGGCTCCGGCAAGACCTTCACCATGGCCAACGTCATCGCCGAACTCGGCCGCCCTACTCTGATCCTCACGCATAACAAGACACTGACCGCCCAGTTGTACGGGGAGTTCAAGGACTTCTTTCCCGATAACGCGGTTGAGTATTTCGTATCTTATTATGATTACTACCAGCCGGAAGCCTATATTTCCGTCACCGATACCTTCATTGAAAAAGATCTGTCGATCAACGAAGAAGTTGACAAGCTGCGACTTAGGGCAACTTCTTCTCTGCTCTCCGGCCGGCGGGACGTCATCATCGTCGCCTCTGTATCCTGCATTTACGGTATGGGCAACCCGGAGGACTACAAAAGCAGCATCATCCGCATCAAACAAGGGGAAATGCTCTCCCGCAACAGCTTTCTCTACAGCCTGGTCGAAAGCCTTTATTCCCGTACCGAAACGGAATTCCGGCGCGCTTCTTTCCGCGTTCGCGGCGACACGGTCGACATCAACCTGCCCTACGTCGACTATGGCTACCGGGTGACTTTCTTCGGCGATGAGATCGAAAGCATTGAACGCATCGAAATCGAAACCGGCAAGCGCATTGAAGGCATGGAGGCGGCGGCCATTTTTCCGGCTAACCTCTACGTTGCGCCCAAAGACCGCATCCACCAGATCATCAAGGATATTGAAGACGAGCTGTACGAACAGGAAAAGTACTTCGAGCGGGAGCGCCGCTTGCTGGAGGCCAAGCGCATCCGCGAGCGCACCGCATTCGACCTGGAGATGATGAAAGAACTGGGCTATTGCAGTGGGGTGGAGAATTACTCGCGCTTTTTCGACGGCCGCAAGCCGGGCACCCGCCCCTTCTGCCTGCTGGATTACTTTCCGGAGGATTATCTGATGATCGTCGACGAGAGCCACGTAACCCTTCCCCAGGTGCGGGGCATGTTCGGCGGCGACCGGGCGCGCAAGCTCAGCCTGGTCAACTTCGGTTTCCGCCTGCCTTCCGCTATGGACAACCGCCCGCTCAACTTCACAGAATTTGAAAGCCTCGTCAACCAGGTCGTCTTCGTGAGCGCCACGCCCAGCGACTACGAAATGGAGCAGACGGGAGGCGTCCTGGTCGAACAACTCATCCGCCCGACCGGGCTGCTGGACCCTCCCATCGAAGTGCGCCCCAGCCTCAACCAGATCGACGACCTGATGGAGGAGGTCAAAATGCGCATGGAACGCAACGAACGCACGTTGGTCACCACCCTGACCAAGCGCATGGCCGAAGAACTGACCAAGTACCTGCAACGGCTCAATATCAAAGTGCGCTACATCCACTCGGAAGTCGATACCCTGGAACGGGTGGAAATCCTGCGCGACCTGCGCCTGGGCGAGTTCGATGTCCTGGTGGGCGTCAACCTGCTCCGGGAAGGCCTCGACCTTCCCGAGGTCTCCCTGGTGGCCATCCTCGACGCCGACAAGGAGGGCTTCCTGCGCAACAACCGCTCCCTGACGCAGACCGCCGGCCGGGCCGCCCGCAACGCCAACGGCCTGGTGATCTTTTATGCCGATAAAGTGACCGGCGCCATGCAGAGCACCATTGACGAAACCAACCGCCGCCGGGCCGTGCAGATGGCCTACAACGAAGAGCACGGCATCGTGCCCCAAACGGTGCGCAGCAGCCGGGAAGATATCCTCAACAAACAATCCATACTCGATATCCGGGGTACTAAAGAGCGGGCATACGTGGAGCCCGACGAGCCCAGCCTGGCCGCCGACCCGCTGATGGCTTTCCTCAGCCGCGAACAGATCGAAAGGATGCTATCCGAAACGGAAGAGAAGATGAAAAAGGCGGCGAAAGAACTGGATTTTATTTCCGCTGCCCAGTATCGGGATGAGTTGTTTGCGTTGAAGAAGAAGTTGAGGGAGGTGGCGTAG
- a CDS encoding CBS domain-containing protein, whose translation MNVLAPVKTLMTTNLITVNPGDKLIKIQEIFEKNKIHHIPVVSYKQIVGIVSKTDFVYFMRGFSRNEEDRFVNEARLRAYKAEDIMTKGLAKLTPDQRINVALEIFMENRFHAIPVLDEASGELVGIITTFDIIKALATEEVTARQILDSKKA comes from the coding sequence ATGAACGTCCTAGCTCCAGTCAAAACGCTGATGACCACGAACCTGATCACGGTTAACCCCGGAGATAAACTGATCAAAATCCAGGAGATTTTTGAAAAAAACAAAATCCATCACATACCGGTAGTGAGCTACAAACAGATCGTTGGCATTGTCAGTAAAACAGATTTCGTCTATTTCATGCGCGGGTTCAGCCGCAATGAGGAGGACCGGTTTGTGAATGAAGCGCGCCTGCGTGCGTACAAAGCGGAAGACATCATGACCAAAGGGTTGGCCAAACTGACCCCCGACCAGCGGATCAACGTAGCGCTTGAGATTTTCATGGAAAACCGCTTTCACGCCATACCCGTATTAGATGAGGCGAGCGGGGAACTGGTAGGCATTATTACCACTTTCGACATCATCAAAGCCCTCGCTACTGAAGAAGTAACCGCCAGGCAGATTCTGGACAGTAAAAAAGCTTGA
- a CDS encoding universal stress protein: protein MKKLLVAVDFSPASRYAYEYAEWLSLQLNGTLSAVFVNTATHAESTVPEKKREEMIRKENEGYKERLQQFTANYPDRDEEPLTQVKPERLLVVAGRIAPAISRAARDIEADAVVVGTRAKHNLRDHLFGSVTTQLIGRTPCPLIIIPEGAAYETVNRIALAVDIQQQKEPVLPAVQAIASALGAELRPFYVNLLPEEQDQFKEESLRKAGQEVTMVRERTLVDGVDYFLEKYPSEMLAMYLPKRAFFNDLLRGRLPRHLAWNAPEPLLLIREG, encoded by the coding sequence ATGAAGAAATTACTAGTCGCCGTCGATTTTTCCCCTGCCTCCCGCTATGCTTATGAGTATGCTGAATGGCTGAGCCTTCAGCTCAATGGAACGCTCTCGGCCGTTTTTGTCAATACGGCCACCCATGCCGAGAGCACCGTGCCGGAGAAGAAGCGAGAGGAGATGATACGCAAAGAGAACGAAGGTTACAAGGAGCGGCTCCAACAGTTTACCGCCAACTACCCCGACCGGGATGAAGAGCCCCTCACCCAGGTAAAACCCGAGCGCCTGCTGGTGGTTGCCGGCCGTATTGCCCCGGCGATTTCCCGGGCTGCCCGTGACATTGAAGCCGATGCAGTCGTAGTGGGCACCCGCGCCAAGCACAACCTCCGCGACCATCTCTTCGGCAGCGTTACTACCCAGCTCATTGGGCGAACGCCCTGCCCCCTCATCATTATTCCGGAAGGGGCGGCCTACGAAACTGTCAACCGCATCGCCCTGGCGGTAGACATTCAGCAGCAGAAAGAGCCGGTCCTTCCCGCCGTGCAGGCCATTGCCTCCGCCCTGGGAGCCGAACTCCGCCCTTTTTACGTCAACCTGTTGCCCGAAGAGCAGGACCAATTTAAAGAGGAATCGTTGAGAAAGGCAGGCCAGGAAGTCACCATGGTCCGGGAGCGGACGCTGGTAGATGGCGTCGATTACTTTCTGGAAAAGTATCCTTCTGAAATGCTGGCCATGTACCTGCCCAAACGGGCTTTCTTCAATGACCTGTTGCGGGGAAGGCTGCCCCGGCACCTGGCCTGGAATGCACCGGAACCTTTGCTTCTCATCAGAGAGGGTTGA
- a CDS encoding N-acetyl-gamma-glutamyl-phosphate reductase, protein MIKIGIVGATGYTGSELVRLLYSHPEADIRIITSESREGERFSDVHPHFQGLADHELQSADKILEQDLDLVFLALPHGVSMSYVEKYAGADFRVIDLSGDFRLSGPKVYESWYAKEHSYPQGFGQAIYGLPELHREKIRQSRLVANPGCYPTSAILGLAPLVRANLIVPGQVVVDSKSGVTGAGVKAKPTTHYSNVSDNFKAYSLKRHRHTIEIEEQLSGLSPGGAQQVQFTPHLLPVDRGILSTIYTQPREGVTENQLKDLYAAFYKEHPFVRLRNAPPALKDVRGSNFCDLFVAYDERTNRIITLAVIDNLVKGAAGQAMQNMNLMFGLEETTGFMAVPLNP, encoded by the coding sequence ATGATCAAAATAGGAATTGTCGGCGCTACCGGATATACCGGTTCGGAACTGGTGCGCCTTTTGTACAGCCACCCGGAAGCCGATATCCGGATCATCACCTCGGAAAGCCGCGAAGGCGAACGCTTCTCCGACGTCCACCCTCACTTTCAGGGGCTGGCCGATCACGAGTTGCAATCGGCTGATAAAATACTGGAGCAGGATTTGGATCTTGTTTTTCTGGCCCTCCCTCACGGCGTTTCCATGAGTTACGTCGAAAAATACGCTGGGGCGGATTTTCGGGTGATCGACCTGTCGGGCGACTTTCGGCTGTCGGGCCCAAAGGTATATGAATCCTGGTACGCCAAGGAGCACTCCTACCCCCAAGGGTTCGGCCAGGCAATCTACGGCCTTCCGGAGCTGCACCGCGAAAAAATCCGCCAATCCCGGCTGGTCGCCAATCCCGGGTGTTACCCCACCAGCGCCATTCTGGGCCTGGCCCCTCTGGTACGGGCCAACCTCATTGTTCCCGGGCAGGTCGTGGTGGATTCCAAATCGGGCGTAACCGGAGCCGGCGTTAAGGCGAAACCAACGACTCACTACTCCAATGTCAGCGATAATTTTAAAGCCTATAGCCTGAAGCGCCATCGCCACACCATCGAGATCGAAGAGCAGCTATCGGGGCTTTCTCCCGGTGGCGCCCAACAAGTACAGTTTACCCCACATCTTTTGCCGGTCGACCGGGGCATCCTGTCGACCATCTATACCCAGCCAAGGGAAGGCGTGACGGAAAACCAACTAAAAGACTTGTATGCAGCGTTCTATAAGGAGCACCCCTTTGTGCGGCTTCGGAACGCCCCCCCGGCGCTCAAAGACGTACGGGGGTCCAACTTCTGCGACCTCTTCGTTGCTTACGACGAACGAACCAACCGGATCATCACCCTGGCCGTCATCGACAACCTCGTCAAAGGCGCCGCCGGGCAGGCCATGCAGAACATGAACCTGATGTTCGGGCTGGAAGAAACAACTGGGTTTATGGCAGTGCCATTGAACCCATAA
- a CDS encoding AAA-like domain-containing protein, whose translation MQKGKRYFNTSGPNIPSEHYTLLRKNLIQKGMSLVSRNRYFTIWAPRQTGKSTYFRLLAEELRKNGYIVCHVNVENFLSADEKGLLQSISYDIELALERPIKVEKFSEFHDAIRQIQAVNFVFIIDEVEGINPAIFGQFLHTIRNLYHSREKHCLKSAILVGVSNIVGVVQDNASPFNIADNLEVPYFTKEETLELLGQHEVETGQLFEQSVKEKISQITANQPGLVNGFAYKLVEECKGKSVIAYEDYLEVEDWYLRLAIDKNVANILNKARQYRPFVERLLFRDEEVEFDIDREAVKALHTNGIIRDNGKGYVEFWVPLYKKRIYKAFYPYTNGERGYFFNQLADFFDLVKDGKIDFDFLISNYKNYVKRRSFKAFREKDETTGQYKSIKEAALKYSFETYISLFLERIEAKSYLEVDTGLGRSDIIINFRAREYVIETKIYRDSYQARKGLKQLAYYCQSIDIPEGLYLVFASNQLQVMGIEEGMQEVEGVKIRIYIVPYDEEKDF comes from the coding sequence ATGCAGAAAGGAAAACGATATTTTAATACATCAGGCCCCAATATTCCATCCGAGCATTATACCCTCCTGAGAAAAAATCTCATTCAAAAGGGCATGAGCCTCGTTTCGAGGAATCGGTATTTTACCATCTGGGCACCGCGGCAGACGGGCAAGAGCACCTATTTTCGTTTGTTAGCTGAGGAATTAAGAAAAAACGGATACATCGTTTGCCATGTAAATGTCGAAAATTTTCTGAGCGCAGATGAAAAAGGATTGCTTCAGTCTATTAGTTATGATATCGAACTGGCATTAGAGCGGCCCATCAAAGTTGAAAAATTCAGTGAATTTCATGACGCTATCCGGCAAATTCAAGCCGTCAATTTTGTTTTTATCATCGATGAAGTAGAAGGAATTAATCCAGCTATTTTCGGCCAGTTTTTGCACACCATCCGAAACCTCTATCACAGCCGGGAAAAACATTGCCTGAAAAGTGCCATTTTAGTGGGCGTGAGCAATATTGTTGGCGTAGTGCAAGATAACGCCTCTCCTTTTAACATTGCCGATAACCTGGAAGTGCCTTATTTCACTAAAGAAGAAACACTGGAACTGCTGGGACAACATGAAGTGGAAACCGGCCAGCTTTTTGAGCAATCCGTCAAAGAAAAAATTAGCCAGATAACGGCCAATCAACCGGGGTTGGTCAATGGATTTGCCTACAAGTTGGTGGAAGAATGCAAAGGAAAATCGGTGATTGCCTATGAAGATTATCTGGAAGTAGAGGATTGGTATTTACGCCTGGCCATCGACAAAAATGTGGCCAATATCCTGAACAAAGCCAGGCAATACCGCCCATTTGTTGAAAGGCTTTTGTTTCGCGACGAAGAAGTGGAATTTGACATAGACCGGGAGGCGGTCAAAGCGCTCCATACCAACGGCATTATCCGGGATAACGGAAAAGGTTATGTCGAATTTTGGGTGCCACTCTACAAGAAACGTATCTACAAGGCCTTTTATCCCTACACAAACGGCGAGAGGGGCTACTTCTTTAACCAACTAGCCGATTTTTTCGACCTGGTCAAAGATGGAAAAATCGACTTTGATTTTTTGATTTCTAACTATAAAAACTACGTCAAAAGAAGAAGCTTCAAAGCCTTCCGGGAAAAAGATGAAACTACCGGGCAGTACAAATCCATAAAAGAAGCTGCCCTGAAGTACAGCTTTGAAACCTATATTTCCCTTTTTCTGGAACGCATCGAGGCCAAAAGTTACCTGGAGGTGGATACCGGCTTGGGCCGGAGCGATATTATCATCAATTTTCGGGCACGCGAATATGTCATAGAAACCAAAATTTATCGCGATAGTTACCAGGCCAGAAAGGGCTTAAAACAACTGGCCTATTATTGCCAATCGATCGATATTCCCGAGGGCCTTTACCTGGTCTTTGCCTCCAACCAATTGCAAGTAATGGGCATTGAAGAAGGAATGCAGGAAGTAGAAGGCGTTAAAATCCGCATCTACATCGTTCCGTATGATGAGGAAAAGGATTTTTAG
- a CDS encoding universal stress protein, which produces MHLHLKILGIGCRKSRALKANVNQALARLPELEAELDEVTSVHDILEYEITAAPALLINGIPAYEDEVPGVEELVYILRPYVQKPMLMKKILVPTDFSDIAANAYRFAQKLAGEEDVEVRVMHAYHPSFDYSNPYLDMPAAEFEAVKRELMKNFIKEHTLVAGKAGGVATMAQPKTELCIGFAGEEAVRLSKEVDLIVMGTTGQGNLLERAFGSVSTHVARHSHCPVLLIPGDCQCKGFSEIVFASNYNAADEAMLQQLIEMAGIGPANIHFVHIEEEAGKPYSVEKVEFEQAIRENMPQIGFNTVEIECSDIEAGIVQYAEEIDADLIAMGTVHRGFLENLFHRSVTKRMAFHTTVPLLVLHYDY; this is translated from the coding sequence ATGCATTTGCACTTGAAAATATTAGGTATTGGGTGCCGGAAGAGCAGGGCCCTGAAAGCCAATGTGAACCAGGCGCTGGCTCGCCTCCCTGAACTGGAAGCCGAACTGGATGAAGTGACCAGCGTGCACGATATTCTGGAATACGAGATCACCGCGGCCCCTGCTCTTCTTATCAACGGCATTCCGGCCTATGAAGATGAAGTGCCGGGTGTTGAAGAATTAGTTTATATCTTAAGGCCTTATGTGCAAAAGCCCATGCTTATGAAAAAGATACTGGTCCCCACAGATTTTTCGGATATCGCCGCCAATGCTTATCGGTTTGCCCAAAAACTGGCAGGCGAAGAGGATGTCGAAGTAAGGGTCATGCATGCGTATCACCCCTCTTTCGATTACTCCAACCCTTATCTGGATATGCCGGCCGCCGAATTTGAGGCTGTCAAGCGCGAACTGATGAAGAATTTCATTAAGGAGCACACCCTTGTCGCCGGGAAAGCAGGCGGAGTGGCAACCATGGCGCAACCAAAAACAGAACTCTGTATAGGATTCGCCGGCGAGGAGGCCGTCCGGCTTTCCAAAGAAGTGGATTTAATTGTGATGGGCACGACCGGCCAGGGCAACCTCCTGGAAAGAGCGTTCGGGAGCGTGTCTACCCACGTCGCCCGCCATTCGCACTGCCCGGTGCTGCTTATCCCCGGAGATTGCCAGTGCAAAGGGTTTAGCGAGATCGTTTTTGCCAGCAATTACAATGCGGCCGATGAAGCAATGCTTCAACAGTTGATAGAGATGGCGGGCATCGGCCCGGCCAATATCCACTTTGTTCATATTGAGGAAGAGGCTGGAAAGCCCTACTCGGTGGAAAAGGTGGAATTTGAGCAGGCCATCCGGGAAAATATGCCGCAAATTGGCTTCAACACAGTGGAAATCGAGTGCTCCGATATCGAAGCGGGCATCGTACAGTATGCCGAAGAGATCGATGCCGATCTCATTGCCATGGGTACCGTACACCGCGGTTTTCTGGAAAACCTCTTTCACCGAAGCGTTACCAAACGGATGGCTTTCCACACCACAGTTCCTTTGTTGGTATTGCATTATGACTATTAA